DNA sequence from the Verrucomicrobiia bacterium genome:
GCTTCAAAACATTCATCCCAAGACTCGAGAAAGCGATCCCGCCCATTGGTCGGCCTGCGTGGGGGCCATTCGCGAGATTATAGAAACAAACCTGCCCAAAGTGCTCATATTCCCCCACGAAGGCGATTGGAACAGCACGCATATCGGGACCCATTTCCTGGCGATGGATGCTCTGAAACAAATGCCTTCGAGCTTCGAATGTTTTCTGGTCGAGACGGAGTTTTGGGGGGCGATGAGCGATCCAAACCTGCTGGTTGAAATCAGCCAGCAGGACCTGGGAGACATGATGGCAGCCACCAGCTTTCATGTCGGCGAAGTAGGACGCAACCCTTATCACCTGCTGCTGCCCGCCTGGATGATGGACAACGTCCGCCGCGGGGCTGAAGTAGCCGGAGGCCAGGGCGGAGCGGCCCCGGACTTTGCGTTCGCGACCTTATACCGCCTGCGCAAATGGAGCCAAGGGCAGGCCGAAAGGTTCTTTGAAGGCGGCAAGCAGACCGCCTGCCCGACCAATATCGGCCAGCTTTTCGCATGAAGGAACAGTTTGCGCTAACGCCGGGGCCGCTGAGTTGGAGCGGGTTTGATTCGAAACCAGATTGTCTGCGAGTAGGAAGCCGGGATGTGCGGCTCTGGCTGGTGCCTAACCACCGCGCGCGGCGATATGTCCTGCGCCTGCGCCCGGACGGTTCGGCGCGCGTGACGATACCGCGGGGCGGCTCGGCTGTGGAGGCAAGGCGGTTCGCTCACAGCAATATCTCCTGGATTGATAAACACCTGCCGCGAGCGAACCCCGAAAGCTCCCAAAGCAGCGCATGGCCTGCCGGCAGGCAAATCTTGTTCCGGGGAGAGCTTGTCACCCTAGAGTCAGAGAGCAACGTTGAAGCCAATTTGATTCGTTTTGCCGGGGAGGTCGTGCGCGTCAAAAATCCAGGGGGCGATCTGCGCCCCGAAATCGAATGCCACCTGTGGCAGATGGCCGCTCGCGAACTACCCCTGCGGGTGCTCGAACTTGCGGCTGCCAACGGGCTGACGTTTGGCCGTGTCAGCGTTCGCAACCAACGCTCCCGGTGGGGGTCCTGTTCGCGCCGTGGAACGGTCTCGCTCAACTGGCGGCTGGTCCAGGCGCCCTTACACGTCCGCGATTATATCATCCTGCACGAACTGGCGCATCTCCTCGAGATGAACCACTCGCGCCGTTTTTGGCGCGAGGTGGCGCGGCTTTGCCCTTCATTTGAGCAGGCCGAGAAATGGCTCAAACAAAACGCCAAACTGCTGCGACGCTGTCATTAGCACCGAATCTTTTCGCTGTCTAATCGGAATCCGCCTTGAGATTTGGCCTGAAGCTTCCGATCCTAAACCCCGTTTTGAAGACGTTGCACATCTATCTGACGCGTCAGATCCTCGCGTCGCTGGTCATGACAGTGATGGTGTTCACCTTCGTCTTGCTGTTGGGCAATGCCCTTAAGGAAATCCTGCCCTGGCTGGTCAGCGGCCAGGTGCGGCTCGGTGTGGTTGCGCAAGCCATCGGGTTGCTGGTGCCCTTCGTCTGGGTCTTCGCGCTGCCCATGGGCATGCTCACCGCCACGCTATTGATCTTTGGCCGCTTCAGCGCCGACCAGGAGTTTACCGCCGTGCGCGCCAGCGGGATCAGCCTGCTCTCGCTCATCTCACCCATCCTGCTGCTGAGCCTGGTCCTGTGCGGCCTAAGCGCTCTCATCAACATGGAACTCGGACCCCGCTGCCGGGTCGCCTACACCGCAATCCGTTTCAAGCTCGAGAGAGAGTTTTCGACCACTTATCTGCCCGAAGGCCGCCTCATTAAGGATTTCCCCGGCTACATGTTTTATGTCGGTAAAAATCGCAAAGGCAACCTCGAAGACGTGTTGATTCTTGAATTGCAGAACCAGACCAATGTGACGCGCAAGATTCACGCCGAAACCGGGAAAATGGAGATTGATAAAGCCAAAAATCGGATTGACCTCACTCTCTATAACGCGCGTTTCGTTACGCTGGGCTCCGACTCGAGGAGCGCGGGCAACTTCGGCGAAATCCCCATTTACCTCGATCTCAATTCGGCGAAAAGCCCCTCGTTTCAGCCCAAGATCGACGATATGACCTTCGGGCAGCTTTGGGATGAACTCCACGACCTGGAGCGCCGCATCAGTTTCCCCATAGCATTGAAGAATCTCACCCCGGAGCAACGGAAGGCTGCAAAGAAGCAGTTGCAAGACCGGCGCAGAGAAGTCATCACCCCGATTATCTTCCAAATCCACCGGCAGGTGGCGTTTTCATTCGCTTGTTTCGGATTCACGCTCATCGGCATTCCCCTTGGCATCCGCGTGCAACGGCGTGAGACCAACGTCGGCATCTGGATTGCCTTGCTCCTCGTGGCCGTCTATTACAGCTTTATCGTCCTCGGCCAGGCCTTTCAAACCCGTCCGGAATATTTGCCGCAACTCATCGTATGGCTGCCGAATTTCCTGTTTGAATCTGTCGGCGCTTTCCTGCTCTGGCGGGCAAATCGCGGGATTTAGTCATTTCCTGCGGTACACCTTGTGAATGGCGGCCTGGTCCACCGGTTTAATCAGCAATTCATCGATGTTCACGTGGGGCGGACGGCTGGCCACCCAAACCAGGACCTCGGCAATATCTTCTGCTGTGAGCGGATGAACTCCCTCATAAACTTTGCCCGCGCGCGCCGCGTCCCCTTTGAAACGCACCAGCGAAAACTCCGTTTCTGCCAGGCCCGGATCAATCGTTCCCACACGAATCCCGGTCCCATTGAGTTCGAGGCGCAGCGCACGGGTGATTTGCAGCTCACCGGCTTTTGCCGCGCAATAGGCGGCCCCTCCTTCATAAGCGACATGACCGGCCACAGACCCAATATTCAAAATGGAGCTGCCCGGGTTATTCTTTAACAGCGGCAGGGCGGCGCGGGTGACCCGCAGCAGACCCAGCACATTGGATTGAAACATCGCTTCCCAATCTTCGTCTTTGGCTTCGGCCACGGTTTCCAAACCGTGGGCTCCGCCGGCATTGTTGATCAGCACGTCGAGCTTGGCGCCCGAACCCCGCGGCCCGCTCGCCTGCCCTTCTCTCTGGGCTATCCGCT
Encoded proteins:
- a CDS encoding PIG-L family deacetylase is translated as MTPYHKLVNDYAHLLKQGRSFPLGTFEPARRPALAADAPKALFLAPHPDDECISGGIAVRLLREAQMNVINVAVTLGSKKERHAGRLQEVTNACRYLGFGLVVAGVRPPSGAGLQNIHPKTRESDPAHWSACVGAIREIIETNLPKVLIFPHEGDWNSTHIGTHFLAMDALKQMPSSFECFLVETEFWGAMSDPNLLVEISQQDLGDMMAATSFHVGEVGRNPYHLLLPAWMMDNVRRGAEVAGGQGGAAPDFAFATLYRLRKWSQGQAERFFEGGKQTACPTNIGQLFA
- a CDS encoding SprT family zinc-dependent metalloprotease produces the protein MKEQFALTPGPLSWSGFDSKPDCLRVGSRDVRLWLVPNHRARRYVLRLRPDGSARVTIPRGGSAVEARRFAHSNISWIDKHLPRANPESSQSSAWPAGRQILFRGELVTLESESNVEANLIRFAGEVVRVKNPGGDLRPEIECHLWQMAARELPLRVLELAAANGLTFGRVSVRNQRSRWGSCSRRGTVSLNWRLVQAPLHVRDYIILHELAHLLEMNHSRRFWREVARLCPSFEQAEKWLKQNAKLLRRCH
- a CDS encoding LptF/LptG family permease — protein: MKTLHIYLTRQILASLVMTVMVFTFVLLLGNALKEILPWLVSGQVRLGVVAQAIGLLVPFVWVFALPMGMLTATLLIFGRFSADQEFTAVRASGISLLSLISPILLLSLVLCGLSALINMELGPRCRVAYTAIRFKLEREFSTTYLPEGRLIKDFPGYMFYVGKNRKGNLEDVLILELQNQTNVTRKIHAETGKMEIDKAKNRIDLTLYNARFVTLGSDSRSAGNFGEIPIYLDLNSAKSPSFQPKIDDMTFGQLWDELHDLERRISFPIALKNLTPEQRKAAKKQLQDRRREVITPIIFQIHRQVAFSFACFGFTLIGIPLGIRVQRRETNVGIWIALLLVAVYYSFIVLGQAFQTRPEYLPQLIVWLPNFLFESVGAFLLWRANRGI
- a CDS encoding SDR family NAD(P)-dependent oxidoreductase, with the protein product MKTDLKGKWVLITGASSGFGAAAARAFGAKGARLLLGARRLERLEQVATQARQAGGAEAHFHQLDVAQTPSVESFMGWARERIAQREGQASGPRGSGAKLDVLINNAGGAHGLETVAEAKDEDWEAMFQSNVLGLLRVTRAALPLLKNNPGSSILNIGSVAGHVAYEGGAAYCAAKAGELQITRALRLELNGTGIRVGTIDPGLAETEFSLVRFKGDAARAGKVYEGVHPLTAEDIAEVLVWVASRPPHVNIDELLIKPVDQAAIHKVYRRK